The following are from one region of the Paenibacillus bovis genome:
- a CDS encoding PH domain-containing protein encodes MSRQLRRMHPLYIAFAVLRTVKNLAFLLILAAVRILSGDGLSASVYWTIGGFVLLLLLSGLYQIGTWRRFTYHEEEDRFVIQSGLLQRREKAIYYSRIHSVSIDQPLIQRLLGVVQLKIETPGGSSDGDAVLEVLSAAEAERLQQMLEQAAVAVDTEDAFSHHSADTESTNLTTKNQDTNQDAETGDQFASGENHSYPDATRPTAGSIDHSADSIASAGRVGTSAGRTATPAGSSPVAAQLLYKLTTPQLLRAALTELNLGLGLAFIAGVYSFAGDILPGGLLNQLMDNAKGYITGIQALLGAVLIGLVFAWLLSLVLFIIKYAGFSVYRSGERLSVRYGLLERRQFVFHPKHVQAVTVKESLIRRWLGFAQIQLHVVSSGKDAKVPVLHPFIRSSEVQMLLDSVVPGFLYRTPAYRSPSRALWAYVWPGLLISSILAAVGTYFLSGYGLLIGGVLAVVLILLDYGRYRRSGAALDGERLIIVNRYVTHSTHCILWKHIEAFSFTGSQLQRRQNLLSLHLYIAAGHTTFQTNRLRRQDADQVSRWYSRTRRTTGHE; translated from the coding sequence ATGAGCCGGCAGCTGCGCCGAATGCATCCGTTGTATATTGCTTTTGCTGTACTGCGTACCGTCAAAAATCTGGCATTCCTGCTGATTTTGGCTGCGGTACGGATTCTGAGCGGAGATGGCCTGTCCGCCTCCGTTTACTGGACGATCGGTGGATTTGTCCTGCTGCTTTTGCTGAGTGGATTGTATCAGATCGGTACATGGCGCCGGTTTACCTATCATGAAGAAGAAGATCGCTTTGTGATTCAGAGTGGACTGCTTCAGCGCAGAGAAAAAGCGATCTATTATTCACGGATACACTCGGTTAGTATTGACCAGCCGCTGATCCAGCGCCTGCTGGGCGTAGTGCAGCTCAAAATAGAAACTCCCGGAGGCAGCTCCGATGGAGATGCAGTACTCGAAGTATTATCTGCTGCCGAAGCGGAGCGTTTACAGCAGATGCTGGAGCAGGCAGCTGTGGCTGTGGATACGGAAGATGCGTTTTCGCACCATAGTGCAGATACCGAATCAACCAATCTCACGACAAAGAATCAGGATACGAACCAGGATGCAGAGACGGGGGATCAATTCGCCTCGGGAGAAAATCATTCATATCCGGATGCAACAAGACCAACAGCTGGCTCTATAGATCATTCTGCGGATTCAATTGCTTCGGCTGGCAGGGTGGGAACATCAGCCGGCCGGACAGCTACCCCTGCCGGATCATCACCGGTTGCTGCGCAGCTGCTCTATAAGCTGACTACACCGCAGCTGCTGCGTGCGGCACTGACCGAGCTTAATCTGGGATTGGGCCTGGCTTTTATAGCGGGGGTATATTCCTTTGCAGGTGATATACTGCCTGGGGGTCTGCTGAATCAGCTGATGGATAATGCGAAAGGGTATATTACCGGCATTCAGGCGCTGCTCGGTGCCGTACTGATCGGTCTGGTATTCGCCTGGCTGCTGTCGCTGGTGCTGTTTATTATCAAGTACGCCGGATTCTCTGTTTATCGCAGCGGGGAAAGGCTGTCTGTCCGCTATGGCTTGCTGGAACGCAGACAATTCGTTTTTCATCCGAAGCATGTACAGGCGGTAACGGTCAAAGAAAGCCTGATTCGCCGCTGGCTCGGCTTTGCCCAGATCCAGCTGCATGTCGTCTCCTCCGGCAAAGATGCCAAAGTGCCGGTACTGCATCCATTTATCCGCAGCAGCGAAGTACAGATGCTGCTTGATTCGGTAGTGCCCGGATTTCTGTACCGGACACCGGCTTATCGTTCGCCATCACGGGCGCTGTGGGCATACGTATGGCCGGGTCTGCTGATTAGCAGTATACTCGCTGCTGTCGGGACATATTTTTTATCCGGGTACGGTCTGTTGATTGGGGGCGTGCTGGCTGTAGTTCTGATCCTGCTGGATTATGGACGCTATCGTCGCTCTGGCGCCGCACTGGATGGAGAACGTCTGATTATCGTCAATCGGTATGTCACGCATTCAACGCACTGCATATTATGGAAGCATATTGAAGCCTTCAGCTTTACAGGCAGCCAGCTGCAGCGCAGGCAGAATCTGCTGAGTCTCCACCTGTATATAGCGGCAGGACATACAACATTTCAGACCAATCGGCTGAGGCGCCAGGATGCGGATCAGGTGAGTCGCTGGTACAGCCGCACTCGCCGGACAACAGGACATGAATAA
- a CDS encoding MDR family MFS transporter → MSKQTNRAMVTVGLLAALFIGALDSTVVSTASPRIIDSLGGLSLISWIFSIYTLTTCIATPIFGKLGDLYGRKSVFAIGLGLFIVGSVLCGFAGSMTELIWYRALQGIGAGALTPVTFTIVGDLYPGKERAKVQGIFSSVWSIAGLFGPLVGGYFVDYISWRWIFFINLPVGIIAVLFIFMYYHESFEKKQKSIDYAGALTFTIGMTALLLALLTGGEEYAWTSPVIIGLFIVTVIFMALFLRIEKRAEEPMLPLSLFRTSVLTVPYILAFTTRWTVMGVTVYCALWLQDVSGYSATFAGLALMPMSIAWPVASTLSGRLMYKLGAKALIIFGSALAVAGSLLVAIMSSDSPYLIIVASLVLIGFGMGCIVTPSMVIIQGAVGFQMRSVATSTNTLMNSLGQTVSVAVFGLVFNAIVTHNTAIELALGIHYVFILMLAVAVVNLLVALFLPPSSRLLNHQQ, encoded by the coding sequence ATGTCCAAGCAAACCAACCGGGCAATGGTAACGGTCGGATTACTGGCTGCACTTTTTATCGGTGCACTGGATTCCACGGTTGTCAGCACGGCTTCACCACGCATTATCGATTCACTAGGCGGTCTCAGCCTGATCAGCTGGATCTTCTCCATTTATACATTAACGACCTGTATTGCTACTCCCATTTTTGGCAAGCTGGGGGATCTGTACGGACGCAAGTCGGTATTCGCTATCGGACTGGGCCTGTTTATTGTTGGATCGGTGCTGTGCGGATTCGCCGGCTCCATGACCGAATTGATCTGGTACCGAGCATTGCAGGGGATTGGTGCCGGTGCGCTGACACCAGTTACCTTTACCATTGTCGGCGATCTGTATCCAGGCAAGGAACGTGCCAAAGTACAGGGGATTTTCTCCTCGGTCTGGTCGATTGCCGGCTTGTTCGGACCGCTTGTGGGCGGTTACTTTGTCGACTATATCTCCTGGCGATGGATTTTCTTTATTAATCTGCCGGTCGGTATTATTGCGGTATTGTTTATTTTTATGTATTATCATGAATCCTTTGAGAAAAAACAAAAGTCTATTGATTATGCAGGCGCACTTACTTTTACGATCGGGATGACTGCGCTGCTGCTCGCACTGCTCACCGGCGGCGAGGAATATGCGTGGACATCTCCGGTTATTATCGGATTATTTATTGTGACCGTCATCTTCATGGCACTGTTCCTGCGTATTGAAAAGCGGGCAGAAGAGCCGATGCTGCCGCTGTCCTTATTCCGTACCAGTGTATTGACCGTGCCTTATATTCTGGCCTTTACAACCCGCTGGACAGTTATGGGTGTGACGGTATATTGTGCACTATGGCTGCAGGATGTATCGGGATACAGCGCTACCTTTGCCGGACTGGCATTAATGCCGATGTCGATCGCCTGGCCAGTTGCGTCCACCCTGTCAGGGCGATTAATGTACAAGCTTGGCGCCAAAGCGCTGATCATTTTCGGTTCGGCGCTGGCAGTGGCCGGCAGCCTGCTGGTGGCCATCATGAGTTCGGACTCGCCTTATCTGATTATTGTCGCTTCGCTGGTGCTGATCGGGTTCGGGATGGGCTGTATCGTCACTCCGTCGATGGTCATTATCCAGGGAGCGGTAGGCTTCCAGATGCGTAGTGTGGCGACATCGACCAATACGCTGATGAACTCTCTTGGGCAGACGGTCAGTGTTGCGGTATTCGGACTGGTATTCAATGCGATTGTGACCCACAATACAGCCATTGAGCTGGCGCTTGGTATTCATTATGTGTTTATCCTCATGCTGGCCGTCGCTGTCGTGAATCTGCTGGTTGCGCTGTTCCTGCCGCCAAGCAGCAGACTGCTGAATCATCAGCAGTAA
- a CDS encoding response regulator produces MNYKHQQIIGFSFMLMLAILFIIIEGFFLQYTLMSERWVMTGILAILLLLSGIGITVWTLRRTTGRLKQVTHVINNVDFDNVQDIPRLQVEGGDEVSNIAEAFNKMSIALEEHNRQVRKTSEQMQDNNWVQTQLAQIGNVYQGINNTPELAEKLLARIVPLMEASYGLFYYVHPDTKGDQFHLEYSYGAHGNMTGTIHEFGPGQGLIGRAAVEQKTQLLTANEDYPIRIQTGFGHIVPRQIVVTPIVFEGRTIAVLELGAAIEFAPRYCQLIEQICVGFGAIISNIEKRMQVDELLRNTRILNQELQAQQEELQSQQEELQVQQEELQATNEQLRERTNFAETKAHELETTRQELELYAEQLKLSSSYKTEFLANMSHELRTPMNSILILSQLVAESTPRDHEDEMPGYGNIIHRSAQDLLALIDDILDLSKVEAGMVEVQRELISIHDIPEVMGYNFNKLAEQKNLQFWTEVDTDAPPTFYTDGKRLQQILKNLLSNAFKFTSEGKISLRIAPAEKVPLPEGYRLPEKMDHMLAISVKDTGIGIAPDKQQVVFEAFRQAEGARTDRDYGGTGLGLSICREFSRLLGGFITVESEVGRGSTFTLYIPSLPEDFAPDSPETALSSPASLPEELDMLKGKKILVVDDDFRNIFALEGALKSKGMNVISAYNGKEALEMLEQGQPDLVLMDIMMPVMDGYVTMENIRRQSQWAELPIIALTAKAMKDDRQRCLQAGASDYLSKPLQMEQLFSMLLVWLSPAASVKGDDYKA; encoded by the coding sequence ATGAATTATAAACATCAACAGATTATTGGATTTAGCTTTATGCTGATGCTGGCAATTCTATTCATTATTATAGAAGGTTTCTTTTTACAATATACGCTTATGTCCGAGCGATGGGTGATGACCGGTATACTCGCTATTTTATTGCTGCTATCCGGTATCGGAATCACGGTCTGGACTTTGCGCCGTACCACTGGACGACTCAAGCAGGTTACCCATGTTATCAATAATGTGGATTTTGATAACGTGCAGGATATTCCGCGCCTCCAGGTAGAGGGCGGCGATGAAGTATCCAATATCGCCGAGGCGTTTAATAAAATGTCGATTGCTCTGGAAGAGCATAATCGACAGGTACGGAAAACTTCGGAACAGATGCAGGATAATAACTGGGTACAGACCCAGCTAGCACAGATCGGCAACGTCTATCAGGGGATTAACAATACACCGGAGCTGGCGGAGAAATTGCTTGCCAGAATCGTTCCTTTGATGGAAGCCTCCTATGGATTGTTTTATTATGTGCATCCGGATACCAAGGGAGACCAGTTCCATTTGGAATATTCATACGGCGCCCATGGCAATATGACGGGAACTATCCATGAATTTGGACCGGGTCAGGGATTGATTGGACGTGCAGCCGTGGAACAGAAAACACAGCTGCTGACAGCAAATGAAGATTATCCGATCCGTATTCAGACGGGATTTGGTCATATTGTGCCCCGGCAGATTGTAGTTACCCCGATTGTTTTTGAGGGTCGTACGATAGCGGTACTGGAGCTTGGAGCAGCGATTGAATTCGCTCCGCGTTACTGTCAGCTGATCGAGCAGATCTGTGTAGGCTTCGGAGCGATCATCAGCAATATCGAGAAGCGGATGCAGGTGGATGAACTGCTGCGCAATACCCGGATACTCAACCAGGAGCTGCAGGCGCAGCAGGAAGAGCTGCAATCCCAGCAGGAGGAGCTTCAAGTACAACAGGAAGAATTGCAGGCGACCAATGAGCAGCTGCGGGAACGTACAAATTTTGCGGAGACCAAAGCGCATGAATTGGAAACAACTCGTCAGGAACTGGAATTGTACGCCGAACAGCTTAAGCTCAGCTCCAGCTACAAAACGGAATTTCTCGCAAATATGTCTCATGAACTGCGTACACCAATGAACAGTATTCTGATTCTGTCCCAGCTGGTTGCCGAAAGCACTCCACGGGATCATGAGGATGAAATGCCTGGATACGGTAATATTATTCACCGATCGGCACAGGATCTGCTGGCATTGATCGATGATATTCTGGATCTGTCCAAGGTGGAGGCAGGTATGGTCGAGGTGCAGCGGGAGCTGATTTCTATTCATGATATTCCGGAAGTAATGGGCTATAACTTTAACAAGCTGGCCGAGCAGAAGAATCTGCAATTCTGGACGGAAGTAGATACCGATGCACCGCCGACCTTTTATACCGATGGCAAAAGACTGCAGCAGATTCTCAAAAATCTGCTTTCCAATGCGTTCAAGTTTACGAGTGAGGGCAAGATTAGCTTGCGGATTGCTCCGGCAGAGAAAGTTCCGCTGCCTGAAGGTTACAGACTGCCAGAAAAGATGGATCATATGCTCGCCATCTCGGTAAAAGATACCGGGATCGGTATTGCGCCGGACAAGCAGCAGGTCGTTTTTGAAGCATTCCGTCAGGCGGAAGGCGCCCGGACCGACCGTGACTATGGCGGAACCGGACTCGGATTATCGATCTGCCGCGAATTCTCAAGGCTGCTGGGTGGTTTTATTACGGTCGAGAGTGAGGTAGGCCGCGGAAGTACATTTACCCTGTATATTCCTTCACTGCCGGAAGACTTTGCACCGGACAGCCCGGAGACTGCTTTATCGTCTCCTGCCAGTCTGCCGGAAGAGCTGGATATGCTCAAAGGCAAAAAAATCCTGGTGGTGGATGACGATTTCCGTAATATTTTTGCTTTGGAAGGGGCTCTCAAATCCAAAGGCATGAACGTAATAAGTGCCTATAACGGCAAGGAAGCCCTGGAAATGCTGGAGCAGGGTCAGCCGGATCTGGTCCTGATGGATATTATGATGCCTGTAATGGATGGTTATGTGACGATGGAGAATATCCGCCGACAATCACAGTGGGCAGAACTGCCGATTATTGCGTTGACCGCCAAAGCGATGAAGGATGATCGGCAGCGCTGTCTGCAAGCCGGAGCATCCGATTACCTTAGCAAACCGCTGCAGATGGAGCAGTTGTTCTCCATGCTGCTCGTATGGCTGAGTCCTGCAGCATCCGTCAAAGGTGATGATTACAAAGCTTGA
- a CDS encoding TatD family hydrolase codes for MMSEYDVLHSSTSSVSAASLSKLQEKSPSIPSIDSHIHLDQYDDDAIRQMMQSLPNHQVESIIAVSMNKDSCQRIELLSRQYPGLVYPAYGYHPEQPLPSRQQTSELLEWIESRMNQLVAVGEIGLPYYLRQELAAREEKLDEAGYIQLLEQYLQLAAKHDKPVVLHAVYEDADTVCQLLEEYRIRRAHFHWFKGSAATVKRMAQHGYHISFTPDIAYEPEIRELAALYPRELVMAETDGPWPFEGPFTGQSTHPRMTADVCREWAAIQGLSEYEARQILYANTCNFYQLNG; via the coding sequence ATGATGAGCGAATACGATGTTCTGCATTCTTCAACGTCCTCTGTCTCTGCTGCCTCGTTATCCAAACTGCAGGAGAAATCACCCTCCATCCCGTCTATCGATAGCCATATTCATCTGGATCAATATGACGATGATGCTATTCGTCAGATGATGCAGAGTCTGCCGAATCATCAGGTCGAATCGATAATCGCGGTCTCGATGAACAAGGATTCCTGCCAGCGGATCGAGCTGCTGTCCCGGCAATATCCGGGTCTGGTGTACCCTGCTTATGGCTATCATCCCGAGCAGCCTCTTCCTTCCCGGCAGCAGACCAGCGAGCTGCTGGAATGGATAGAATCACGGATGAACCAGTTGGTAGCTGTAGGCGAGATCGGACTGCCTTACTATCTGCGACAGGAGCTGGCTGCGCGTGAAGAGAAACTGGATGAAGCCGGATATATTCAGCTGCTGGAACAGTATCTGCAGCTTGCCGCCAAGCATGACAAACCGGTTGTACTCCATGCGGTCTATGAGGATGCCGATACGGTATGCCAACTGCTGGAAGAGTACCGCATCCGGCGAGCCCATTTCCACTGGTTCAAGGGCTCTGCAGCCACGGTCAAACGAATGGCGCAGCATGGATACCATATCTCATTCACCCCGGATATTGCCTATGAACCGGAGATCCGTGAACTGGCTGCCCTGTATCCCCGTGAGCTGGTTATGGCCGAGACGGATGGGCCGTGGCCTTTTGAGGGTCCATTTACCGGGCAGTCTACTCATCCGCGCATGACCGCAGATGTCTGCCGGGAATGGGCTGCGATTCAAGGGCTAAGCGAGTACGAAGCCCGTCAGATTCTGTATGCCAATACCTGTAATTTTTATCAACTTAACGGGTGA
- a CDS encoding ABC transporter ATP-binding protein, whose translation MPDSTYPPAATATERDAAATASPFAENGNARPFLELRNISKAFAQGKQQLQVMENISLTVHEGEFVSVIGPSGSGKSTLLQMIGGVLLPDQGDIVLQGQRINGLQGKAGYMPQQPALLPWRTIEKNVILARETAGMPRQESLALARTWLDKVGLGGFARAYPRTLSGGMQQRVAFLRALLGPQSLLCLDEPFSALDAFTRSEMQAWLLRIWEENRRSVVFITHHIEEALLLSDTIYVLSSRPAHVIQKVSVPFPRPRREELVDTPEFIALRRQLTEALRAELNG comes from the coding sequence GTGCCTGATTCCACATATCCTCCGGCGGCAACTGCTACAGAAAGAGATGCAGCTGCCACCGCTTCTCCTTTCGCAGAGAATGGGAATGCCAGACCTTTTCTGGAGCTACGGAATATCAGCAAAGCTTTTGCCCAGGGCAAACAACAGCTGCAGGTCATGGAAAATATATCGCTGACTGTACATGAAGGTGAATTTGTCTCGGTAATTGGCCCTTCGGGTTCGGGGAAAAGTACCCTGCTGCAGATGATTGGCGGGGTGCTGCTGCCGGATCAGGGAGATATTGTGCTGCAGGGCCAGCGGATCAATGGCCTGCAGGGCAAAGCCGGTTATATGCCCCAGCAGCCGGCTCTGCTGCCCTGGCGTACGATTGAAAAGAATGTAATCCTCGCCCGCGAGACTGCCGGTATGCCGCGTCAGGAATCGCTCGCTCTTGCCCGGACCTGGCTGGACAAAGTAGGATTGGGCGGATTCGCCCGTGCCTATCCACGTACTCTGTCCGGCGGTATGCAGCAGCGGGTCGCTTTTTTGCGAGCACTGCTTGGACCGCAATCGCTGCTTTGTCTGGATGAGCCGTTCAGCGCGCTGGATGCTTTTACCCGCAGCGAGATGCAGGCTTGGCTGCTGCGCATCTGGGAAGAGAATCGGCGGTCGGTCGTTTTTATTACGCATCATATCGAAGAAGCGCTGCTGCTGTCCGATACGATCTATGTATTATCCAGCCGCCCGGCTCATGTGATCCAAAAAGTCTCAGTGCCTTTTCCAAGACCGCGGCGTGAAGAGCTGGTGGATACGCCGGAATTTATCGCGCTGCGCAGACAATTGACTGAAGCGCTGCGAGCGGAGCTGAACGGATGA
- a CDS encoding ABC transporter permease — MSIRAWWKGIWPPFGAVVLLLVMWQLATCFFQIEDWILPSPARIAQEAEKSYTSLLGHTWATLKLTLSGFGIGAATGLIVAGVLHYIPFLRRALYPLLILSQNIPLIALGPLLIIWFGFGLLSKLIVIVLVCFFPITVAALGGLAGTDRVMMNYMQMIGATRGQIFWKLELPYSLPAVFSGLKIAATYSIMGAIIAEWISSSEGLGYYMLLQQSAFRTDRMFVAIMIVIAFSLIMFSLIVLLEKWCVRWQNDSTSNSKGGIDRA, encoded by the coding sequence ATGTCCATTAGAGCATGGTGGAAAGGCATATGGCCGCCCTTTGGGGCGGTCGTTTTGTTGCTGGTCATGTGGCAGCTCGCCACTTGCTTTTTCCAGATTGAAGACTGGATTCTGCCAAGTCCCGCCCGTATCGCCCAGGAAGCCGAGAAAAGTTACACCAGTCTGCTCGGGCATACGTGGGCCACGCTGAAGTTGACGCTATCTGGATTTGGCATTGGAGCGGCGACCGGGCTGATCGTCGCCGGTGTGCTGCATTATATTCCTTTTCTGCGCCGTGCACTGTATCCGCTGCTGATTCTGAGTCAAAATATACCGCTGATCGCACTCGGACCACTGCTGATTATCTGGTTCGGTTTTGGACTGTTGTCCAAGCTTATCGTTATTGTACTGGTGTGCTTTTTCCCAATCACGGTGGCAGCACTGGGCGGACTCGCCGGTACCGACCGGGTGATGATGAATTATATGCAAATGATTGGAGCCACGCGTGGACAGATTTTCTGGAAGCTGGAGCTGCCTTACAGTCTGCCGGCTGTCTTCTCGGGACTGAAAATTGCCGCTACCTACAGCATTATGGGGGCGATTATTGCTGAATGGATCAGCAGCAGTGAAGGGCTTGGTTATTATATGCTGCTTCAGCAGTCTGCTTTTCGTACCGACCGCATGTTTGTTGCGATTATGATTGTGATTGCTTTTAGCCTGATCATGTTCTCGCTGATCGTGCTGCTGGAGAAATGGTGTGTACGCTGGCAGAATGACAGTACTTCCAATAGTAAAGGAGGAATCGACCGTGCCTGA
- a CDS encoding MTH1187 family thiamine-binding protein produces the protein MATTLLSIQVIPKTPNNENSYDYVDAAIEVIQASGLKYEVHPLETTLEGELPQLLEVVQKMHEALVEKGSPSIISQIKIAHNPSGISMDGLTEKYR, from the coding sequence ATGGCTACGACTCTACTGAGCATTCAGGTTATTCCCAAAACACCCAACAATGAAAATTCCTATGATTACGTGGATGCCGCTATCGAGGTGATTCAGGCTTCCGGACTGAAATATGAAGTGCACCCACTGGAAACGACGCTGGAAGGCGAGCTTCCACAGCTATTGGAAGTTGTACAGAAGATGCATGAGGCGCTGGTGGAAAAGGGCAGCCCGAGTATCATTTCCCAGATCAAAATCGCGCATAATCCATCCGGCATCAGCATGGACGGACTAACGGAGAAATACCGCTAA
- a CDS encoding ABC transporter substrate-binding protein: MNKHWNKLLPLLAVCLLLITAGCGGKGSSPADNSQSAEGANGSTLKDVQVVLDWTPNTNHTGLYVAQQMGYYKEAGLNVEIITPGQGGADTMVASGKVPFGISYQESVTQARVQGVPLVSLAAVIQHNSSGFASPVDRNIKTPKDMEGKSYGAWGSPVEEAVMKSIMTTDGGDVSKVKSVNIGDADFFTAVKKGIDFAWIFYGWTGVEAELRGEPLNMMYVKDYSPNLDYYTPIIVTNEKQIQQDPELVKAFIAATAKGYEYAIANPDKAADILIKAVPDLDPELVKASQKWLSPKYQDDAKQWGMQKPEIWSGYADWMYKQGLLDAKLDASKAFTNDYLPAAGTQ, translated from the coding sequence ATGAACAAACACTGGAACAAGCTTCTGCCGCTGCTGGCGGTATGCCTGCTGCTCATCACTGCAGGATGCGGAGGCAAAGGAAGCAGTCCGGCCGATAACAGCCAGAGCGCCGAAGGAGCAAACGGCAGTACTCTCAAGGATGTACAGGTCGTGCTGGACTGGACACCGAACACGAACCATACCGGTCTCTATGTGGCTCAGCAGATGGGCTACTACAAGGAAGCCGGATTAAATGTAGAAATTATCACACCGGGACAGGGCGGCGCCGATACAATGGTTGCTTCCGGTAAAGTTCCGTTTGGTATCAGCTATCAGGAAAGCGTGACCCAGGCACGCGTGCAGGGTGTACCGCTCGTCTCGCTAGCCGCTGTGATTCAGCACAACAGTTCGGGCTTTGCTTCACCGGTAGACCGTAACATCAAAACGCCCAAGGATATGGAAGGCAAGTCTTACGGAGCCTGGGGCTCACCGGTCGAGGAAGCCGTGATGAAATCAATCATGACGACCGACGGCGGTGATGTCAGCAAAGTCAAAAGTGTGAATATCGGAGATGCGGACTTTTTTACAGCGGTCAAGAAAGGCATCGACTTTGCCTGGATCTTCTACGGCTGGACCGGTGTCGAAGCCGAGCTGCGCGGTGAACCGCTGAACATGATGTATGTAAAAGATTATTCGCCGAATCTCGATTATTATACGCCGATTATTGTGACCAACGAAAAGCAGATCCAGCAGGACCCGGAACTGGTCAAAGCTTTTATAGCGGCAACAGCCAAAGGATATGAATACGCCATCGCCAACCCGGACAAAGCCGCTGATATTCTGATCAAGGCTGTACCTGATCTCGATCCTGAACTGGTCAAAGCAAGCCAGAAGTGGCTGTCTCCCAAGTATCAGGACGATGCCAAACAGTGGGGAATGCAAAAGCCAGAGATTTGGTCCGGGTATGCCGACTGGATGTATAAGCAGGGTCTGCTCGATGCCAAACTGGACGCTTCCAAAGCATTCACCAATGACTATCTGCCGGCTGCCGGTACCCAGTAA
- a CDS encoding pyridoxamine 5'-phosphate oxidase family protein: MSQTSVEQSIVKALEENRFCAFGTVENNKPKVRYMAVYNEGLNIHLATDRKTQKVDELEQNPNCYLLLGYEKGGNNEVIEIEATCAVSTNDELKQRVWKDEFKNWFSGPDDPDYVVLDITPQTIEYTDKEGQKQTWNG, from the coding sequence ATGAGTCAAACATCAGTTGAACAATCTATCGTCAAAGCACTGGAAGAAAACCGTTTTTGTGCATTCGGCACAGTGGAGAACAATAAACCAAAGGTACGCTATATGGCGGTATATAATGAAGGATTGAATATTCATCTGGCTACCGACCGCAAAACGCAAAAAGTGGATGAGCTGGAACAGAATCCGAATTGCTATCTGCTGCTCGGTTACGAAAAAGGCGGCAATAACGAAGTAATCGAAATCGAGGCAACCTGCGCTGTATCGACAAATGATGAACTGAAGCAGCGTGTCTGGAAGGATGAATTCAAAAATTGGTTCTCCGGACCGGATGATCCCGATTATGTAGTACTGGATATTACCCCACAAACGATTGAATATACCGACAAAGAAGGTCAGAAACAGACCTGGAACGGCTAA
- a CDS encoding aspartyl-phosphate phosphatase Spo0E family protein codes for MDLKKIEQQIEQERRILNQMAEEHGIRDHRVIDQSEQLDRILDSYLQHKHRKGDQAATGWSQ; via the coding sequence TTGGACCTGAAAAAGATCGAACAGCAGATTGAACAGGAACGCCGCATACTGAATCAAATGGCAGAAGAGCATGGAATCCGTGATCACCGGGTGATCGATCAATCCGAGCAGCTGGACCGAATTCTTGACTCTTATTTGCAGCATAAACACCGCAAAGGTGACCAGGCTGCTACAGGCTGGAGTCAATAA